In Cardinium endosymbiont of Culicoides punctatus, one DNA window encodes the following:
- the rlmB gene encoding 23S rRNA (guanosine(2251)-2'-O)-methyltransferase RlmB — protein MSYFFAKNNRKKTTTHQQSLIFGSRAVMETILAGRTIEKIFLQRALKTPLAKELYDLICKYEIPFSYVPTEKLSRLSHGNHQGVVAIISPIAFAPLEVIIQNTFEKGKIPLILILDGVTDVHNLGAIARTALCMGVDALVIPSHRSASVSGAAMKTSAGALSMLPVCRVASLKVALQYLQESGLAIFACHEKASQELYTSDLRLPAAIILGGEDSGIAVEHLNLATYQIKIPIRGPIASLNVSVATGMILYEVLRQRLL, from the coding sequence ATGTCATATTTTTTTGCTAAAAATAACAGAAAAAAAACCACTACACACCAGCAAAGCCTTATCTTTGGCTCTAGAGCAGTTATGGAAACCATACTGGCTGGAAGAACCATAGAGAAAATTTTTCTGCAGAGAGCGTTAAAAACACCCCTTGCAAAGGAACTATACGACCTTATTTGTAAATATGAAATTCCTTTTAGTTATGTTCCAACGGAAAAGTTAAGTAGACTTTCTCATGGAAATCATCAAGGTGTAGTAGCTATTATATCTCCCATTGCTTTCGCACCTTTGGAAGTGATTATTCAAAATACTTTTGAAAAAGGGAAAATACCCTTGATCCTGATTTTAGATGGTGTTACAGATGTGCATAATTTGGGCGCTATTGCTCGTACAGCGCTCTGCATGGGGGTAGATGCATTGGTGATACCTAGTCATCGTAGCGCGTCTGTCTCTGGAGCAGCTATGAAAACTTCTGCAGGAGCACTGTCCATGTTACCAGTTTGCCGTGTTGCTAGTTTAAAAGTAGCATTGCAATACCTACAAGAAAGTGGACTGGCTATATTTGCCTGTCATGAAAAAGCATCTCAGGAATTATATACATCTGATTTAAGACTTCCTGCTGCTATTATTTTGGGCGGAGAAGATAGCGGAATAGCCGTAGAACATTTAAATTTAGCTACTTATCAAATTAAAATTCCAATTCGGGGGCCTATTGCTTCTTTAAATGTATCAGTGGCAACTGGCATGATACTTTATGAAGTATTGCGGCAACGTCTTTTATAA